The proteins below are encoded in one region of Thermothelomyces thermophilus ATCC 42464 chromosome 1, complete sequence:
- a CDS encoding glycoside hydrolase family 61 protein, with the protein MRYYFLQLAAAAAFAVNSAAGHYIFQQFATGGTKYPPWKYIRRNTNPDWLQNGPVTDLSSTDLRCNVGGQVSNGTETITLDAGDEFSFILDTPVYHAGPTSLYMSKAPGAVADYDGGGAWFKIYDWGPSGTSWTLSGTYTQRIPKCIPDGEYLLRIQQIGLHNPGAAPQFYISCAQVKVVDGGSTNPTPTAQIPGAFHSNDPGLTVNIYNDPLTNYVVPGPRVFSC; encoded by the exons ATGAGATATTACTTCCTCCAgctcgccgcggccgcggccttTGCCGTGAACAGCGCGGCCGGTCACTACATCTTCCAGCAGTTCGCGACGGGCGGGACCAAGTACCCGCCCTGGAAGTACATCCGGCGCAACACCAACCCGGACTGGCTGCAGAACGGGCCGGTGACGGACCTGTCGTCGACCGACCTGCGCTGCAACGTGGGCGGGCAGGTCAGCAACGGGACCGAGACCATCACCTTGGACGCCGGCGACGAGTTCAGCTTCATCCTCGACACGCCCGTCTACCATGCCGGCCCCACCTCGCTCTACATGTCCAAGGCGCCCGGAGCTGTGGCCGActacgacggcggcggggccTGGTTCAAGATCTACGACTGGGGTCCGTCGGGGACGAGCTGGACGTTGAGTG GCACGTACACTCAGAGAATTCCCAAGTGCATCCCTGACGGCGAGTACCTCCTCCGCATCCAGCAGATCGGGCTCCACAACCCCGGCGCCGCGCCACAG TTCTACATCAGCTGCGCCCAAGTCAAGGTCGTCGATGGCGGCAGCACCAATCCGACCCCGACCGCCCAGATTCCGGGAGCCTTCCACAGCAACGACCCTGGCTTGACTGTCAAT ATCTACAACGACCCTCTCACCAACTACGTCGTCCCGGGACCTAGAGTT TTCTCTTGCTAG
- a CDS encoding uncharacterized protein (hypothetical protein with predicted signal peptide) produces MLFGRATALFLVSSLLALPCLSLPTNEQRQAGSQHLGARATYSVVPIDGGSGPGGSGESGGSGGSGSGLGPGHGGSGRDPVTVTVIKTLPQETSFRTVYVTPHPTTERVTETVVVTKTIRVVDIGPAPTSLTTTASNTSTPSTSGIDTTSSIPPIASPSPTTSVSRPSSASAKAPLQTGSTSTRVSASIITSTYDNGRWHTSHPFGNGTVWHQVSRDRRWLRQFV; encoded by the coding sequence ATGCTCTTTGGCCGGGCAACTGCCCTTTTTTTGGTGTCCTCTCTCTTGGCACTGCCATGCTTGTCCTTGCCCACCAATGAGCAGCGACAAGCTGGGTCGCAACACCTCGGCGCAAGGGCGACCTACTCGGTAGTGCCCATCGATGGCGGATCGGGTCCGGGTGGATCCGGCGAATCCGGGGGTTCCGGTGGGTCGGGCTCCGGCCTTGGTCCGGGGCACGGGGGCTCGGGAAGGGATCCTGTGACGGTCACCGTAATCAAGACCCTGCCCCAAGAGACATCCTTCCGGACCGTCTACGTCACGCCGCATCCAACTACAGAACGCGTTACCGAGACTGTCGTCGTCACCAAAACGATCAGGGTCGTCGACATCGGGCCGGCTCCGACAAGCCTCACGACGACTGCCTCGAACACTTCGACACCTTCCACCAGTGGAATCGACACAACATCGTCGATACCGCCAATCGCCTCACCATCTCCAACTACATCGGTGTCAAGGCCATCGTCCGCTTCAGCTAAAGCCCCCCTTCAGACGGGATCCACCAGCACCCGGGTCAGTGCCAGCATCATCACCAGTACTTACGACAATGGTAGATGGCACACATCGCACCCATTCGGGAACGGCACTGTCTGGCATCAAGTCTCTCGGGACCGGCGCTGGCTGCGGCAATTTGTGTGA